CTCGAGGTTCCTCCGCTCGGCATCCTCGAGGAGGAGGCGCAGCGCCGGTTCGACCGGTTGCAGCAGAAGTTGATTCGGCACTGGGAGCGGATCCGGCGCCTCAACGACAGCGAGCAGACGATCGTCGTCGTCCCATCGCTATCGCTCGATTTCGAATGCCAGGGCGCGGAGATGCAAGCGTACGAGGAACGCATGCTGTTCATGCTGCTGCTGCTCCGTCAACCGAGCGCACGAATGGTCTATGCCACCTCGCAGACGATCCTGCCCGACACGCTGGACTATTACCTGTCGCTTCTGCCGGGAGTCGTCAAAGTCCACGCGCTCGCACGGTTCCACAACGTGGCGGTCGAGGATCGCACGCCGCGCCCGCTGTCGGTCAAGTTGCTCGAGCGCCCGCACGTCCTGGAGAGGATTCGCTCGCTGATCCGCAATCCCGACAGCACCCACCTGGTGGCCTTCAACGTCACCCGTTACGAGCGCGACCTCGCGCTGCGTCTCGGCATTCCGCTGTACGGCGCCGATCCGAAGTTCTGGCCGCTCGGGTCGAAATCGGGAAGCCGCGAGGTGTTCGAGGCGGCCGGCGCCAGCTACCCGATCGGGGTCGAAAACCTGCGGTCTCTGGAAGAGGTCGAGGCGGCGCTCACGGAGATGCGGCGAAAGAGGCCCGACATCGTGAGCGCCATGGTCAAGCTAAACGACGGCGTGTCCGGTGATGGCAACGCGGTCGTGGATCTTGCACGGCTCCCGGATGACGGCGAGGTGGCTGCGGCCGCTCTCCAAGAGCGACTGCACGCGATCCGGTTCGAATCGTCCTCGGCGACGTTCGAGGGGTTTTTCGACGCCATCGCGAAGCTCGGCGGCGTCGTCGAGGAGCGGATCGAGGGAACCGGCTTCGCGAGCCCCAGCGTGCAGATGCGGGTCACGCCCCTCGGCGAAGTGGAAGTGCTCTCGACCCACGACCAGCTGCTGGGCGGACCGGGCGGGCAGAGCTTCCTCGGCAGCAAGTTTCCGGCGGACCCGCGCTACGGTCCACTGATCGCCAGCGAGGCGAGGAAGATCGGCCAGGAGCTGGCACGCCGCGGCGTGCTGGGCCGATTCGCTGTCGACTTCGTCGTGGTGCGGGACGAGAAGGACTTGTGGCAATCGTACGCCATCGAGATCAACCTGCGGAAAGGTGGCACGACGCATCCGTTTCTGATCCTGCAGTTTCTGACCGACGGTCGATTCGATCCGGAGACCGGCGAATTTCGCGCGCCGAACGGGGTTGCGAAGTACTACGTCACCAGCGACCACCTGGAACGAACGCTGTACCACGCCTTCTCACCGGCCCAGCTGCTCGACGTACTGATCCGGCACGGCCTGCACTTCGACCACGCCCGGCAGACCGGCATCCTCGTTCACATGCT
This genomic interval from Vicinamibacteria bacterium contains the following:
- a CDS encoding peptide ligase PGM1-related protein; amino-acid sequence: MTPPLEVPPLGILEEEAQRRFDRLQQKLIRHWERIRRLNDSEQTIVVVPSLSLDFECQGAEMQAYEERMLFMLLLLRQPSARMVYATSQTILPDTLDYYLSLLPGVVKVHALARFHNVAVEDRTPRPLSVKLLERPHVLERIRSLIRNPDSTHLVAFNVTRYERDLALRLGIPLYGADPKFWPLGSKSGSREVFEAAGASYPIGVENLRSLEEVEAALTEMRRKRPDIVSAMVKLNDGVSGDGNAVVDLARLPDDGEVAAAALQERLHAIRFESSSATFEGFFDAIAKLGGVVEERIEGTGFASPSVQMRVTPLGEVEVLSTHDQLLGGPGGQSFLGSKFPADPRYGPLIASEARKIGQELARRGVLGRFAVDFVVVRDEKDLWQSYAIEINLRKGGTTHPFLILQFLTDGRFDPETGEFRAPNGVAKYYVTSDHLERTLYHAFSPAQLLDVLIRHGLHFDHARQTGILVHMLAAIAENGRFGVVAVENDPSDAQRLYEKVQQVVTDEARRAITPRKLPDI